A stretch of DNA from Candidatus Thermoplasmatota archaeon:
GCCAATGGAAAAGGTTGAAGAACGCCCGGTGGATCGGGGTTCGACCCCGCCATGACGCGCACCGTCCGCGCCGCCGTGCTTCTCTCGCTCGTCGCGATCGTCGCCTTCTGCCTGTACCTTTTTGCGACCTCCCGGTTCGCCGGCAACGTGGCGCCGGCCCAGCAGCGGATCGAGGACCTGTTCTACCTCGTGCTCTGGATCGCCATCGCAGTCTTCGTGCTCGTCGAAGCGTGGCTTCTCCTCAACCTGTTTCTCTGGCACGAGGACGGGCAAGGAAAAGTGACGCACGAGACGCACCGGGGGAACCATTCGCTCGAAGTCGCCTGGACGATCCCGCCGGTCGTCGTCTTCCTCACGTTTGCCGTGCTCTCGGCCCAGGCGCTCGACGTCATCGAGCGGACGCCCGAGGGCGACAACGTCGTGATCGACGTGGCCGCCGGGCAATGGCTGTGGACGTTCACCTACCCCGACGGCACGCAGACCTCCAACGAGCTGTGGGTCCGGCAGAACGAGACGGTCGTCCTTCGCATCACGAGCACCGACGTCATCCATGCCGTGTACGTCCGCGAGTTCGGGCTGAAGATCGACGCCATGCCGGGCACCACGAACACGATGTGGTTCCGCGCGACCAAGCCGGGCACCTACGTCCTGCAGTGCGCCGAGTACTGCGGCGGCGCGCACAGCGCGATGCTCGCGGACGTGCACGTCTTCCCGGCCGGCGAAAACCGCCGCTTTGGGCCCGCGCCCGCCGCGCTGCAGGAGACGCCCGTTTCGATCGACGCCTCCGGCCGCCTCTCGCCGGGCGAGATCCGCGCGGACCAGGGTCAAACGGTCCGGCTGAACGTCACGAACGAAGGGCGCGCGCCCGTGCGCCTGACCATCGGCGCTCCCTACAACCTCGAGTCGCCGAGCTTCCCGCCCGGAGCCTCCGTGCCGTGGCGCTTCCTGCCCGCCCACGACGGGACCTTCGACATCCAGCGCGAGGACCAGGCCGCCGGCCGGCTGATCGTGCGGAAGGCCACCGTCGTCGAGGTGGAGCTTCGCGACTTCACGATCGTTCCCAAGACGCTGCGCTACGAGCCCGACACGCCGTACGCCTTCCACGTTCGGAACCTCGGCGACGCGCCGCACAACTTCTACATCGGCCAATGGGCGCCCGCGCGCGCGCCGGGCAAGGTCGTGTTCGCCTCCACGCCGGACCTTCGCCCCGGCCAGGAGACGTGGCTCAACGTGACGCTCCCCGCGCCCCGCCCGACGCTGCAGGAATACTGGTGCGACGTCCCCGGCCACTACCTCCCGGGCACCGATCAGGACATGCACGGAACGCTGGACGCCCGCGGCGCCACCACGCAGTCGACCTCCATCGTTCCCATGGCGTCGTGGCCGGCGCCGGCGATCCTGTTCTTGGGGCTTGCGGCGGCGGGCGCGGTGGGCATGACGCGACGGAGGCGCAAGGAGTGACCGCTCCCCTTGTCGCGGCCCTTGTCGTGCTCGCGCTGCTGGCGACCGCGTGCGCCGTCTGGATGTGGCTGGCTCGAGCCCATCGGGACGAGTCGACCCGAATCTCCGCGACGAATCGTCGCCGCAAGGTATAAGAAGGCCCCCGCACGGACCAAGATAGGGGCGGGCGCGTGGAGAACGTCGTGGGCTCGCAGGGGAAAGTGAAGTACTTCGGCAGAACGCTGCCGCCAAAGTGCGCCGTCCGCGATTGCTGGCTTAGCGACGACGGCGTCCACTACTACTGCACGGATTTCACGTGCAACCGCCACCTGTACCGCCGCAGCAAGCACGACCGGTACTCGCGGTTTGCCCACCGCGACCCGGGACCGCGCGAGGCGCCGCAGGTGGAACGACGCGGACTGTGGCCTCTTTTGTATTTCCGGTGCCCGCGCTGCGGCTCCACCGACATTCAGATGCGCATCGTCCGGAACCGCTACGAATGCGCAGGCTGCCAGCACGCGTGGACCTGACGGCCCTCCGGAAGGCATATGAACGGTACCGGCCATGCGCCGCGCATGCGCGCCACGACGACCGTCCTCGCGCCAATCCTTCTCGGTCTTATCGTCGCCCCCGCACTCGCGCAGCTTCCCCCGCCGCCGGTGGCCCAGTGCCCCGTCTCCGGGATCACGCTGTGCCAGACGTCCATCGCCGTAGCGCCGACGCCCGAGTCCGTGTTCGTCCGCCCCGGAACGCTTGCTCCCACACCCGGAAGCCCGGGGAACGAGACGGCCTGCGAGCCCGGAGGCGCTCCCGGCGTTCCAAACGGCGGCGCCAGCATCGCGCTCAACGTGAGCTACCGGTACGCAAGCCCCAACGCCGCGAACCAACCCACGCGCGTCAACGTCACGCTCGCGGAGTTTCCCGCGTGGATCCTCCCGGCCGTCCAGTCTCCCCTGTGCTTCCCCGTGAACGGGACGGCCGCGACCGGCCAGACGAGCATCGTCGCCTCGCAGGAGGCGATCCTGGCGCTTGGCGCGACCTCCGAGGCGCCCGCCTTCAC
This window harbors:
- the coxB gene encoding cytochrome c oxidase subunit II, translated to MTRTVRAAVLLSLVAIVAFCLYLFATSRFAGNVAPAQQRIEDLFYLVLWIAIAVFVLVEAWLLLNLFLWHEDGQGKVTHETHRGNHSLEVAWTIPPVVVFLTFAVLSAQALDVIERTPEGDNVVIDVAAGQWLWTFTYPDGTQTSNELWVRQNETVVLRITSTDVIHAVYVREFGLKIDAMPGTTNTMWFRATKPGTYVLQCAEYCGGAHSAMLADVHVFPAGENRRFGPAPAALQETPVSIDASGRLSPGEIRADQGQTVRLNVTNEGRAPVRLTIGAPYNLESPSFPPGASVPWRFLPAHDGTFDIQREDQAAGRLIVRKATVVEVELRDFTIVPKTLRYEPDTPYAFHVRNLGDAPHNFYIGQWAPARAPGKVVFASTPDLRPGQETWLNVTLPAPRPTLQEYWCDVPGHYLPGTDQDMHGTLDARGATTQSTSIVPMASWPAPAILFLGLAAAGAVGMTRRRRKE